The Gammaproteobacteria bacterium genomic interval ATAGCGCCAACGGCAGCTATATCGCTGGTACCACTGTTTATATGCTTGCTGCGGGCATCGATGAAACTCGTGATTGGTTAAATGGAATGAAAGCCAATGTCGCTGGCAAAGTATTCAATAAACATGGCAAGGTCGTTAAGGCGGTAGCACAAGGCAAGGCCGATGTTGGCCTGGTTAACCACTATTATATCTATCGTCATTTAGCTGAAACACCCGATGCACCGATTAGAATGGTCTTACCAGACCAAGGTGAAAACGGCATAGGTGTTGCCGAAAATGTTGCAGGCATTGCCATTAGCCGACACAGTAAAAACATCGATGTGGCAAAACAATTTGTTGCTTTTTTAGTATCAGAACAAGGCCAAAAAATCTTTGCCGAAGTCAATCGTGAATATCCAGTTCGTCCTGGTATTGCTGCAGCAATTGAAATCCCGGCTGCTGGCAGCTTTAAGGTTTCTAATGTGGCCATGCATAGATTAGGTGACGAGCGTAACCGCACTTTCGATCTGATCGATTCAATTGGTATGCCTTAGCACTGCAATAAACCATATTGATAAGCTTCTATTTTTTAGTTAAACCATGCATTCAGTAGCCCGCCCTCTCGCTGGCACTGCCAGTCTTATCGCATTGCTGGCGGCCATTCCGCTTATTTTTGTCGTCTACAAAAGCAGTGGGCTGACACTTGTTAAGTGGAGAGGGCTTTGGCAAAGCCGAATCCCTGAGCTATTCGCCAACACGCTGTCACTCAGTGTATTGGTTGCCATTGGTTGTTTAATATTAGGTGTTAGTGCCGCCTGGTTGGTTGCACGTCGTGATTTTAAGGGTCGCCGCGTTATCAGTTGGCTGCTGATATTGCCTTTAGCTATTCCTACTTATGTGTTTGCCCACATCTACACAGTGATAACGGCTGACGATGGTTGGTTAGGGCAAATCTGGTTAGTCTTTTTTGATCAATC includes:
- a CDS encoding extracellular solute-binding protein — protein: MATEPLVVYSGRSDQFVLPVVKAFTEKTGIEVILHNAKSTALLSKLILEGKRTEADLFLSNDAGNLQVGADKDLFLPLPEALTADIPAQYRAPNNAWVGLSSRMRVLVVNTEAENTQFIDSIFDLADPALKGRLAITHSANGSYIAGTTVYMLAAGIDETRDWLNGMKANVAGKVFNKHGKVVKAVAQGKADVGLVNHYYIYRHLAETPDAPIRMVLPDQGENGIGVAENVAGIAISRHSKNIDVAKQFVAFLVSEQGQKIFAEVNREYPVRPGIAAAIEIPAAGSFKVSNVAMHRLGDERNRTFDLIDSIGMP